DNA from Stutzerimonas decontaminans:
CGGCGAGCAGCGTTTCGAGACTGCGTGGCACATTGAGAAACGACGCGCCAAGGTTTGTTTCGCCCGGTGGGTAGTTGTAGAACATGATCGCTGTTCGCACCTCTTGGGCTGGCAGCCGCTGCAAGTGCGCGAGCCGCAGCGCCTTGTCGACTACCGCCTGCAGTTGGCGGTCGATGGGCACGATGTCGCCATCGGCCTTGCTCGTTGCGGCAGCGAACAGCGGGTCGACGAGCCCGGCATACTCCGGTTGGGCGAGATAGAACGGGATGTCCTGGGCCTCCAACCCGACTGCATCGGCTTCCCAATCGGCCTGCTCGCCACCGCGATAGGGCATGGCCTGGAGAACCGGAATGCCGAGTCGTTCGAATTCCGCCTTGCGCCCCGAGCCGTTGAGCATGATCTGCATGTTGATCAGCACATCCGCACGGGGCGTGCCGGAAGTGCCGAGCAACGTGGTGATCTCATCGTTGCCCATCGCCGTGGTATAGAGCGGTACTGCCAGCGCACCGGCCGCTTCGATGCGCCGGACCGTGTCGTCGACGAAGCCTGTGAGCCCGGAGTCCATGTACGCCTTGTGGAAGAGAACGCCAATCACCGGTATTTCGGTGCGTAGCTCAACACCTTTCCACTTGAGGTAGTCGTCCAGGCTGGTGAAGATTCTCCCGTCCCCCTGGGGATGATAGATGCCTGCCTGCGGATGAATATCCGGAGACGGGCAGGGTGACGCTTTGCTAGTGAGATGAGCGTCGAGACGGCAGAAGAAACCGTTGAAGTTCGCTACGCCGCCGTTTGTGTAATAGAGGTCGAGCTCCTCGATCAGCGCGGGCGGCAGGCCGTTGCCGCGGCTGCCATCCCGGCGCAGCCAGATCCAGGGCGTCGCAAGGCCGTCGAGCGCCGACCCAAGCCCCATTTGCACTGCTCCCAGGGCAGCGCCGTAGGGCGCGTCGATTGCAATCAGGTCGAAGCTGTCGAGCTGTGCGAGGTTGGGATTGCCATCTACGCCGTCGATCATCCGATACTCGAGGCTAAAGCCTGCATCACGGGCGATGGGTTTCAGGCGCTCGAATTTGCCCGCCTGGACTGGCGCCGCCGCCACGAACAGCAAACGTTTGGCCTGCATGGTCTCGGCCTGGACCCGCATCGACAGGCTCAGCGCCAGGAGGCCGAAGACGAGCATCACTGTTGTTCTAGTGAGCAGTAGTAGGCCGCGCATCAGAACCCGGCCTCCACCGCCAGCCAACCGGTGCGACCCTGTTCGGCGTAGCCAAACAGTTCGGATTTGTCCTCCAGTCGCACGTCGCCGATGTTAAGCACGCCACCACGTAGCGTCAGGTTGTCTTGCAGTCTGTACCCGAGGCTTGCGTTGACGATGCTGTAGCTGGGTGCGCGCTCCTGCCCGTTCGAGCCTTCCAGGTACTGCTTGCCGATATACTCCCACTGCACCAGCGCGTTCCACCTCGCCATGGTCCATTCCAGCGAAGGCGTAGCTGTGAACTCTGGACGTCCGTTGAGCTTGGCTTCGGTCCGAGCGTCGCGCGGGTCCATCCAGTTGACCGTCGCGCCCAATGCAATGCCGTATCCCAACTCGCGGCGCCCGGTGAGCTCCAAGCCCTCGATTCGAGCTTGTTCGATGTTGTCGTACTGATAGATCGTGCGCGGCGGTATGCCGGGCTCGGTGCGCAGGCGCCGGTAATAGATCAGATCGTCGATCTCGTTGCGGTAGACGTTTGCGGTATAGGCGCCACGCTCGTCATGCCAATCGACGCCCAGCTCGAACGACCGACTGGTTTCCGGCTTGATATCGGCGTTTCCGAGAAACGTATGTGGGCCTTCGGCCCCAACGTAGTTCGGCGAGATCTGTTTGAGCGTCGGTGCGCGGAAGGCCTCGCCGTATCCTGCCTTGAACGTCAATTCTGGGGTGGCGCGCCAGACGAGCCATGCGCGGGGGCTGGTCTCGCGCCCGAAGATTTCGTGATCGTCGAGGCGCGCGCCCAGAGTCAATGCCCAATCCGTCGCCAATGCAATCTCATCCTGGATGAACACCGCTTGGTGTGTTGCGGAGTCCGAGCCGCCGATCAGGCCGGCGTTCTCCAAGCGTTCGTCCCGATGCTCTCCGCCTACGGTGAGGGCATGGTCTTCGCCGATGTGAACATTGAGGCTGCCGTCCCATACGTCATCACGGATCGACTGGGGGCGCGTTGGGGCCAGGTTTTGCGTACGCTTGTTGGTGACGTCGAATTCCGAACGGGTAAAGCGCAGTTGCGACTGCAGGTCGCCCCAGTCGGCGTTCCAGGCCATCGAGTTTTGGCGTCGCTCAAGCTCGTAGGTATCCAGGTAGATCGGACGAGTGTAATAGGCGTACTGCTGGTCACGATCACGGGTTTCATCGCTGCGAAGCAGGTCCAGCTTAAGCGTCTGTCCCTCAAACGGCCGGTAACTGATCGCAAGGCTTCCCGTCTGGCGATCCTGCCCCTCCATTTCCGACACTCGCCGATCCTGCTCCCAAGGTGTCGATTCGCGGCGCACCTCTTCGACGGCCACAGCGACATTCAACCTTTCGGCCAGTGGGCCTGACGCCCGCGCGGCCAAACGATGGCCATTGCCGGTGTCGCCTTCACCCACATCCCCACGCAGGGTTACCCCGCCGCTCCATTCGCGTTGGGCCTGGCGGGTAATGATATTGATCACCCCGCCAATCGCTTCGGAGCCGTAAAGGGCGGACATCGGGCCGCGGACTACCTCGATGCGCTCGATCTGCTCGATACCGACCCACCCGTACTGGTAGTCGGAGTGGCCAATCGTGTCATCGGTCGAGGAGATGCGTCGGCCATCGATCAGCACGAGCGTGTGGCGATCTTCGGCGCCGCGAATGCTCAAGGTCTTGCGACCTCCAACCTGGCGCCCATTGAGGGTGATGCCCGGTGTCCCACGGAGCGCCTCAAGCAGGTTGGTCGCACCTCGCGCGCGGATCTGCTCGGCGGTGATAACGGTCATCGCAGCTGGCGCGTCTGCCAATGAGACGGAGCTGCGGGTGGCCGTAACCACCATCGGATTGAGCTCGGTCGTCTCGGCGGCTGCCCCCGCTCCGGAAACCATGATGCATGCCATTGCCAGCGCGTGCCTGCGCATATTCACCCCCTAAGAAAGAATGAGATGGCTGGCTGGGGACTGTCCCTGGCTGGCTAGAACGTATCGGCTTAAGTGAAGTGACCGATGGTAATAAGAATTATTATCGAATGCAAATGATGCAAGGCTCGTCTTGCCGTCGATAACTGGGAATCTCATCCGGGCATGTTCGGGCGTTTGGCTGTGATGGCCGAGCGCGGGCGATTCGAACGGGCAAAGGGAGGATGACGATTGGTCGCAGGCCCGAGACGCGTGACGCTTTCGGTCAGTCCACGCACGAGGACTGTCTTGGATTTGTTTCTCTTACGGCCGAATTGCGAAAAGCCTATCGTCGTACGTAAAGTCAATTATCCGGCTGACCTTTACGCGCGTGATCGCCGGGTGTCTTGGGTTAAGTACGATGTTTCGCTCGAGCGGCAGAACGGCAGAAGGCACGATCAGTCCCAGATGGGAGGCGCGATTCAACCAGTCCGTGCCAAAGGACATGCTGGGCGTGTCGGCCGGCAATGCTGCCCAGCCCACCGGTAGTTCGCTTTCAGCGGGTTCAAAATACAGGTCAGGATCGTCTGGCAGTTCGAGTTCGGTAATTTTCATGGGAATCACCGGACGCTGGTTCTGATGCACAAACGTTTCTAGGCAGCAGATAGCGGGAGATAGTCCCAAGTAAACAGCTGCTACTTCGGCATCATTCCAGCGTCCACCCTCAATCGCAGCGCCCAGGCCGGACAGGTCTGCAGCACGTTTGGCTTTGGATATACGCCATGCGCGCATCAGACAACGCCGCCCCACTCAATCGCATGCAGGACCCGACGGATCTGCCGCGCGCCGAGCTCTGTCTCGCAAAGGGAGAGGGGCGTGTTTCCTCCTAGCGAATCGTTCGGTGTTGCCATCCAGCGGCTCGCGGCGTCCCTTTGCTCGAACACGTCCTCGGCCAGCACTGCGACCTGAGCCAATCGGTCAATTCGCTCCGATGCTACTGGATCAAGGGCATCGGTACTTCTCAGTCTGCGTTCCATTGTCGACGCCGACACGTTTGCGATGCCTGCGATCATCGGAATGGTTAGCCCGAACGCTGCCTTGGTTGCGAGGAGCCAGTAGGGCTCGA
Protein-coding regions in this window:
- a CDS encoding RES family NAD+ phosphorylase encodes the protein MRAWRISKAKRAADLSGLGAAIEGGRWNDAEVAAVYLGLSPAICCLETFVHQNQRPVIPMKITELELPDDPDLYFEPAESELPVGWAALPADTPSMSFGTDWLNRASHLGLIVPSAVLPLERNIVLNPRHPAITRVKVSRIIDFTYDDRLFAIRP
- a CDS encoding TonB-dependent receptor plug domain-containing protein, encoding MRRHALAMACIMVSGAGAAAETTELNPMVVTATRSSVSLADAPAAMTVITAEQIRARGATNLLEALRGTPGITLNGRQVGGRKTLSIRGAEDRHTLVLIDGRRISSTDDTIGHSDYQYGWVGIEQIERIEVVRGPMSALYGSEAIGGVINIITRQAQREWSGGVTLRGDVGEGDTGNGHRLAARASGPLAERLNVAVAVEEVRRESTPWEQDRRVSEMEGQDRQTGSLAISYRPFEGQTLKLDLLRSDETRDRDQQYAYYTRPIYLDTYELERRQNSMAWNADWGDLQSQLRFTRSEFDVTNKRTQNLAPTRPQSIRDDVWDGSLNVHIGEDHALTVGGEHRDERLENAGLIGGSDSATHQAVFIQDEIALATDWALTLGARLDDHEIFGRETSPRAWLVWRATPELTFKAGYGEAFRAPTLKQISPNYVGAEGPHTFLGNADIKPETSRSFELGVDWHDERGAYTANVYRNEIDDLIYYRRLRTEPGIPPRTIYQYDNIEQARIEGLELTGRRELGYGIALGATVNWMDPRDARTEAKLNGRPEFTATPSLEWTMARWNALVQWEYIGKQYLEGSNGQERAPSYSIVNASLGYRLQDNLTLRGGVLNIGDVRLEDKSELFGYAEQGRTGWLAVEAGF
- the parS gene encoding type II RES/Xre toxin-antitoxin system antitoxin; protein product: MTYQSTSYEGFAMTTAAKRSIKRSSSTPETPSFWSMAHELSKNTEYERLERIRAGFEPYWLLATKAAFGLTIPMIAGIANVSASTMERRLRSTDALDPVASERIDRLAQVAVLAEDVFEQRDAASRWMATPNDSLGGNTPLSLCETELGARQIRRVLHAIEWGGVV